One Oncorhynchus clarkii lewisi isolate Uvic-CL-2024 chromosome 32, UVic_Ocla_1.0, whole genome shotgun sequence DNA window includes the following coding sequences:
- the LOC139392071 gene encoding AFG2-interacting ribosome maturation factor: MSKSVLFSIYQTLKKCFQILENNQKVWNSVLAECKPLMVSLGNLEEQLRAFQKVQIANTPLHTFPDLHQRLHFKLIQAVDIVLGKLTDKMCSLQSVRDAISNQVSGAFQLYEQNIGSLDLATCTQRSAVAPSIADMLEWLQDAERYYRQQFLRRKNLLLTLRADDLSLLQTAPKRWESLETPSGEESISDTLFKVSFFIESQ; the protein is encoded by the exons ATGTCGAAGTCTGTGTTATTTTCGATTTAccaaacattaaaaaaatgttttcaaatcTTGGAGAACAATCAGAAAGTATGGAATTCGGTTTTGGCTGAATGCAAGCCTTTAATGGTTTCACTTGGAAACCTCGAAGAGCAGTTGAGGGCGTTTCAAAAGGTCCAAATCGCCAACACCCCTCTTCACACCTTTCCTGATCTGCACCAGCGTCTTCACTTCAAGCTCATACAGGCAGTGGACATAGTTTTGGGAAAACTCACTGACAAAAT GTGTTCTCTCCAGTCTGTGCGAGATGCTATCAGTAATCAGGTGTCTGGTGCGTTCCAGTTGTATGAGCAGAATATAGGCAGCCTTGACCTAGCTACCTGCACCCAGAGATCTGCAGTCGCTCCATCCATCGCTGACATGTTGGAGTGGCTTCAGGATGCGGAGCGTTACTATCGTCAACA GTTTCTGAGAAGAAAGAACTTGCTGCTGACACTGAGGGCTGATGACCTCTCCCTTCTGCAAACTGCTCCCAAGAGATGGGAGTCCCTGGAAACACCCAGTGGAGAGGAGAGCATATCAG